In Deltaproteobacteria bacterium, the following proteins share a genomic window:
- the nusG gene encoding transcription termination/antitermination protein NusG: MALNWYVVHTYSGFEQKAKLALQERIKSLRKEEFFGEVLVPSENVVEMKKGVRKTTTRKFFPGYILVQMDLNDDTWHIVKGTPKITGFVGGTIHPPIVPEDEVLRITRQIDEGTLRPKPKVSFEKGESVRVMDGPFATFNGVVEEVNPEKGKLKVLVSIFGRATPIELDFIQVEKN, encoded by the coding sequence ATGGCACTCAACTGGTACGTGGTTCATACTTATTCAGGTTTCGAGCAAAAAGCTAAGCTAGCTTTGCAGGAGAGGATTAAATCTCTCCGCAAAGAAGAGTTCTTTGGCGAAGTGTTGGTGCCTTCGGAAAATGTAGTCGAGATGAAAAAAGGGGTGCGTAAAACCACTACTCGAAAATTTTTTCCTGGTTATATCCTGGTCCAAATGGATCTCAACGATGACACCTGGCACATTGTGAAGGGAACTCCAAAAATTACAGGTTTTGTGGGAGGCACGATTCATCCGCCGATTGTCCCCGAAGATGAGGTCCTGCGCATTACCCGACAAATCGATGAAGGGACCTTAAGGCCTAAGCCAAAAGTGTCCTTTGAAAAAGGGGAGTCGGTGAGGGTGATGGATGGTCCTTTTGCAACCTTCAATGGAGTGGTAGAGGAAGTGAATCCTGAAAAAGGGAAGTTGAAAGTTTTGGTATCAATCTTTGGTCGAGCGACGCCTATCGAGCTTGACTTCATTCAAGTGGAGAAAAATTAA
- the secE gene encoding preprotein translocase subunit SecE codes for MTAHKKYLDLSLLVLAFLVWFLFELLIGFFWDLFALPVLVDWPVGYPHIIAFVFALVFYVGIKRQKSVGIFGLEVISELSKVTWPTQKETLVSTGVIIVMLAIASILLFLMDTVWGTLTRSFLEF; via the coding sequence GTGACTGCACATAAAAAATATCTAGATTTATCCCTGCTGGTGTTGGCATTTTTGGTTTGGTTCCTCTTCGAGTTGTTGATTGGTTTCTTTTGGGATCTTTTTGCCTTGCCTGTGTTGGTAGATTGGCCCGTGGGCTATCCGCACATTATAGCGTTTGTGTTCGCGTTGGTTTTCTACGTGGGAATCAAAAGGCAAAAAAGTGTTGGCATTTTTGGCCTAGAAGTTATTTCGGAGTTGAGCAAGGTAACTTGGCCAACTCAGAAAGAGACACTTGTTTCAACGGGTGTCATTATAGTGATGTTGGCAATCGCCTCCATTCTTTTATTTTTGATGGATACCGTTTGGGGTACTTTAACCCGAAGTTTCCTGGAGTTTTAA
- the rplL gene encoding 50S ribosomal protein L7/L12 produces MAIVSQEDIVETLEHMTLLQVADLVKKLEVKFGVSAAAPVAVAAAPGGPAAVAEEQTEFTVVLAAAGDNKINVIKEIRVITGLGLKEAKDLVEGAPKTVKEGVNKDDAKKIKEQLEKVGAKVEVK; encoded by the coding sequence ATGGCTATTGTTTCCCAAGAAGATATTGTTGAAACCCTTGAACATATGACCTTGCTTCAGGTGGCGGATTTAGTAAAAAAATTGGAAGTAAAATTTGGTGTCTCCGCGGCAGCTCCTGTGGCCGTTGCAGCGGCTCCTGGTGGACCTGCGGCTGTTGCAGAAGAGCAAACCGAATTCACGGTGGTACTTGCCGCTGCCGGTGATAACAAAATCAATGTCATTAAAGAAATTCGCGTCATTACCGGCTTGGGTCTGAAGGAAGCCAAAGACCTTGTAGAAGGTGCCCCAAAGACCGTAAAAGAAGGTGTCAATAAAGACGATGCCAAAAAGATCAAGGAACAGCTCGAAAAAGTAGGCGCTAAAGTTGAAGTGAAGTAG
- a CDS encoding 50S ribosomal protein L1 — protein sequence MLSNREVFMSGKKYKEALKNVELEKKYSLGEACTILSGFKTAKFDETVDVAIRLGVDPKHSDQVVRGAVSLPHGLGKTVRILVFAKGEKEKEAKAAGADYVGSDDLIEKIQGGWMEFDKIIATPDMMGQVSKIGKVLGPRGLMPNPKVGTVTFDLAKAIQENKAGKVEFRTDKAGIVHAPVGKLSFGAEKLKVNTQALLDNVIKLKPATAKGTYLRSISVSSTMSPGVKVEPGSIHE from the coding sequence ATGTTATCCAATAGAGAGGTTTTTATGAGTGGTAAAAAATATAAAGAAGCTTTGAAAAATGTAGAATTAGAAAAAAAGTATTCACTGGGCGAGGCCTGTACTATTTTGTCGGGTTTTAAAACGGCAAAATTTGATGAGACGGTCGATGTGGCTATCCGCTTAGGGGTAGATCCCAAGCATTCTGATCAAGTGGTGCGAGGCGCTGTTTCCCTTCCTCATGGTTTAGGCAAGACCGTGCGTATTCTGGTTTTTGCCAAAGGGGAAAAAGAAAAAGAAGCCAAGGCCGCTGGGGCGGATTATGTGGGTTCGGACGACCTCATTGAAAAAATTCAAGGTGGCTGGATGGAGTTTGATAAGATTATTGCCACTCCCGACATGATGGGCCAGGTGAGTAAGATTGGTAAAGTGTTGGGCCCTCGAGGTTTGATGCCTAATCCCAAGGTAGGAACCGTTACTTTTGACTTGGCAAAGGCCATTCAAGAGAACAAGGCCGGCAAAGTAGAATTTAGAACGGATAAAGCAGGAATTGTACATGCCCCCGTGGGAAAACTCTCTTTCGGTGCTGAAAAACTTAAAGTCAACACCCAGGCCTTGTTGGATAACGTGATTAAACTTAAGCCTGCGACGGCCAAGGGGACTTATCTCAGATCTATTTCTGTTTCATCGACGATGAGCCCTGGAGTAAAGGTAGAACCCGGTTCTATTCATGAGTAA
- the rpsT gene encoding 30S ribosomal protein S20: MADPVKKKKLPKGRHKSQIKRQKQSLKRHERNVSVNSTLKTAVKKVKEAASKKDKNLATDLLKGASRLLQKAVGKRILHKGSAARKISRLSKLVHALAS; encoded by the coding sequence ATGGCTGATCCTGTAAAAAAGAAAAAACTCCCCAAAGGCAGACACAAAAGTCAGATCAAGCGACAAAAGCAATCCCTCAAAAGGCATGAACGCAATGTAAGCGTCAATTCAACTTTGAAGACTGCCGTAAAAAAAGTGAAGGAGGCCGCAAGCAAAAAAGATAAAAACCTGGCTACTGACCTTCTCAAAGGGGCTTCCCGTCTACTTCAAAAAGCAGTCGGCAAAAGGATCTTGCACAAGGGGAGTGCGGCTCGCAAGATTTCTCGTCTTTCTAAACTGGTTCATGCCCTCGCCTCCTAA
- a CDS encoding M23 family metallopeptidase, translated as MKKIALFFVLSLALFGISRTSSAYIENCYEEACELPKASASQFFMDDVNGLDEIDSLSPIPVSGKFWPVDGIITGHFGKWRGGRHGGHVHVGVDIAAPIGTNVVAPLNGTVIFVGRKGGYGLTVIVDHGDGVATLYAHNSEVIVSEGDILKKGDLISKVGSSGHSTGPHLHYEVRLDGYPVNPLAWTEKLQIERS; from the coding sequence ATGAAAAAAATAGCCCTATTTTTTGTTTTAAGTTTAGCCCTTTTCGGTATTTCCCGTACTTCCTCGGCTTACATTGAAAATTGTTACGAAGAAGCTTGTGAGCTTCCAAAAGCTTCTGCATCACAGTTTTTTATGGATGATGTGAATGGCTTGGATGAGATTGATAGCCTTTCACCCATTCCCGTCTCAGGAAAGTTTTGGCCAGTAGATGGAATTATTACCGGGCATTTTGGAAAGTGGCGAGGCGGAAGGCATGGCGGTCATGTTCATGTGGGCGTGGATATCGCGGCTCCTATTGGGACCAATGTGGTGGCGCCTCTCAATGGCACAGTGATTTTTGTCGGGAGGAAGGGGGGCTATGGTCTAACAGTGATTGTGGATCATGGAGACGGTGTGGCTACCTTGTATGCACACAATTCTGAAGTGATCGTTTCCGAAGGGGATATCCTCAAAAAAGGGGATCTCATTTCAAAGGTAGGTTCTTCCGGACACAGCACCGGGCCTCACCTGCATTACGAAGTTAGGCTGGATGGATATCCTGTGAATCCTTTAGCCTGGACGGAGAAGCTTCAAATCGAGAGATCTTAA
- the rlmB gene encoding 23S rRNA (guanosine(2251)-2'-O)-methyltransferase RlmB, giving the protein MSYEYVYGFQPILEILKAERREVFELYHSSRNFDAVSRSLIEKAKKRGLSLKEVSKEKLSELSAQALHQGLVLKTEAYPYVDEGFLIEQMRGRQNLFILILDQIQDPQNLGAILRTAHCAGVDAVFIPERRACEITPLVQKVSAGASEYLKISLAKNLARLIDFLKEFPVWVYGACAEAKAAYTDLDYSGSVAWVMGNEGEGLRSLVKQKCDALVSIPLRGRIDSLNVSVATGILLYEVLRQRVLKK; this is encoded by the coding sequence ATGTCATACGAATACGTCTACGGTTTTCAACCCATCCTGGAAATTTTAAAGGCCGAGCGCCGAGAGGTATTTGAACTTTATCATTCATCCAGGAACTTCGATGCGGTGAGTAGGTCCCTTATCGAGAAGGCCAAAAAAAGAGGCTTGAGTCTCAAGGAAGTCTCCAAGGAAAAACTTTCAGAGTTGAGTGCCCAGGCCCTGCATCAGGGGCTAGTATTAAAAACGGAAGCCTATCCCTATGTGGACGAAGGCTTTTTAATCGAGCAAATGAGGGGAAGACAAAACCTTTTCATTCTTATTTTGGATCAGATTCAAGATCCTCAAAATTTGGGAGCCATTCTTCGAACGGCCCATTGTGCGGGGGTAGATGCCGTATTTATTCCCGAGCGACGTGCCTGTGAAATTACCCCTCTAGTACAAAAGGTGAGCGCCGGGGCTTCGGAATATTTAAAGATTTCTCTCGCCAAAAATCTGGCGCGACTCATCGATTTTCTTAAAGAATTCCCTGTGTGGGTTTATGGTGCCTGCGCGGAGGCGAAGGCAGCGTATACGGATCTGGATTATTCGGGATCTGTGGCTTGGGTGATGGGAAATGAGGGGGAGGGGCTGCGTTCTTTGGTAAAACAAAAATGTGATGCCTTGGTTTCCATCCCTCTTCGGGGGCGGATTGATTCTTTAAATGTTTCGGTGGCAACGGGTATTTTATTGTATGAGGTCTTGAGACAAAGGGTTTTAAAAAAGTAG
- the rpoB gene encoding DNA-directed RNA polymerase subunit beta — translation MSTLTHTQRLRRNFSRIKNVIDIPNLIELQKQSYEKFLQIGVSPEEREDSGLQTAFKSVFPIRDFNNTSSLEFVSFHFENPSYEVGECRERGMTYAAPLKVVVRLVVWDVDEDTGARSIRDVKEQEVYFGEIPLMTDTGTFIINGTERVVVSQLHRSPGIFFEHDKGKTHASGKILFSARVIPYRGSWLDFEFDPKDILYVRIDRRRKMPATVLIKSLGLSEEEILNFFYKTEGIRFEGKNLFKTVVPELLSFQRAPREIRHPKTDEILVRKGQKYTKQALERLGNAKIKEIPVSLDEIIGRPVARDVIDPATGEIILACNEVLTDKKFEEIKGCKIEGLELLYIDNLNIGPYIRNTLAVDKVKNVEEAIADIYKRLRPGDPSTPETARNFFENLFFNPERYDLSKVGRLKINHKFSFDVPLEVTTLRREDILETVRYLVNLKDGFGQVDDIDHLGNRRVRAVGELLENQFRVGLLRMERAIKERMSLQEIETLMPHDLINPKPVSAVVKEFFGSSQLSQFMDQTNPLSEVTHKRRLSALGPGGLTRERAGFEVRDVHATHYGRICPIETPEGPNIGLIASLSTYARVNPYGFIETPYRKVKEGRVSEEVVYLSALEEEGFYIAQANALLDAKGVFQSDLVSCRKNGEFVNAQPRDVNFMDVSPNQLVSIAASLVPFLEHDDANRALMGANMQRQAVPLLRTFSPLVGTGIEGKVAQDSGVTVIAKRDGVIQTVEASRIVVKADRTSSKEVGSEVDIYNLIKFKRSNQNTCINQKPILKVGDKVKARQVIADGFATEEGELALGQNVVVAFMPWGGYNFEDSILISEKLLADDIFTSIHIEEFECVARDTKLGKEEITRDIPNVGEEALKDLDESGIIRIGAEVKPGDILVGKITPKGETQLSPEEKLLRAIFGEKAGDVKDTSLRVPPGVAGTVIDAQVFSREGAELDERAKDIQDKDTTKLHKDLQDEIQIIQESAIKKLKPLLVGKVATSKVVDEKLEKVYLAKGKNITEAVLLSIPMDKWSEITVSGGEDLENEIQEIIDATEEQIDFVKMVYDQKINKLKKGDDLPPGVIKMIKVYVAIKRKISVGDKMAGRHGNKGVISRIVPLEDMPYTEDGIPVDLVLNPLGVPSRMNIGQVLEVHLGWAALNLGHKIQRMIDQKYDRESMKSFLKKIYSSKEVDVYLDSLSDAELRVLAGKLGKGGVHTASPVFDGAKEEELKNMLHLADMPTSGQMVLFDGRTGEAFEQTVTVGVMYILKLHHLVDDKIHARSIGPYSLVTQQPLGGKAQFGGQRLGEMEVWALEAYGAAYSLQEFLTVKSDDVIGRTRMYESIVKGVHTLDPGLPESFNVLIKELQSLALNAELLENN, via the coding sequence ATGTCTACCCTGACACACACTCAGCGTTTAAGACGAAATTTCTCCCGAATTAAAAACGTCATTGATATTCCAAATCTTATTGAACTGCAGAAGCAATCTTACGAAAAGTTTTTACAAATTGGGGTTTCTCCTGAAGAGCGAGAAGATTCGGGTTTGCAGACGGCATTCAAGAGCGTTTTTCCAATTCGTGATTTTAACAACACTTCCTCTTTAGAGTTTGTGAGTTTTCACTTTGAAAATCCTTCCTACGAAGTGGGGGAGTGTCGCGAACGTGGAATGACCTATGCAGCTCCTCTTAAAGTAGTGGTGCGTTTGGTGGTATGGGATGTGGATGAAGACACGGGCGCCCGCTCTATTCGGGATGTCAAAGAGCAAGAAGTTTATTTTGGTGAGATTCCGCTTATGACCGATACCGGCACCTTTATTATTAATGGGACCGAGCGTGTGGTGGTGTCTCAGTTGCATCGTTCTCCTGGTATTTTTTTTGAGCATGACAAAGGGAAGACCCATGCCTCTGGAAAAATATTATTTTCGGCTCGCGTAATTCCTTATCGTGGTTCCTGGTTGGATTTTGAATTTGATCCCAAAGATATTCTCTATGTGCGCATCGATCGCCGCCGAAAAATGCCTGCAACAGTCCTGATCAAGTCCTTGGGATTAAGTGAAGAAGAAATTTTAAATTTCTTCTATAAAACGGAAGGGATTCGTTTCGAAGGAAAAAACCTTTTTAAGACCGTCGTGCCCGAGCTGCTTTCTTTTCAGAGGGCTCCCCGGGAAATTCGGCATCCCAAGACCGATGAAATCCTTGTCCGGAAAGGGCAAAAATATACCAAGCAGGCCTTGGAACGTTTGGGAAATGCCAAAATTAAAGAAATTCCTGTTTCTCTTGATGAAATTATAGGGCGCCCGGTAGCCCGCGACGTGATTGATCCTGCAACGGGTGAAATTATTCTGGCTTGCAATGAAGTCCTCACCGACAAAAAGTTTGAAGAAATAAAAGGCTGCAAGATTGAAGGATTGGAGCTGTTGTACATCGATAACCTGAATATCGGTCCTTACATTCGGAATACCTTGGCAGTGGATAAAGTGAAAAATGTGGAAGAGGCCATTGCCGATATTTACAAGCGTCTTCGTCCAGGAGATCCCTCTACTCCTGAAACTGCCAGGAACTTTTTTGAGAATTTATTTTTTAATCCTGAACGCTACGACCTGTCTAAAGTGGGTCGTTTGAAAATCAATCACAAGTTTTCTTTCGATGTGCCTCTGGAAGTGACGACTCTTCGTCGCGAGGATATTTTGGAAACCGTCCGTTACCTGGTGAATTTAAAAGATGGTTTTGGTCAGGTAGATGATATCGATCACTTGGGCAACCGACGTGTTCGAGCGGTAGGGGAGTTGTTGGAAAACCAGTTCCGGGTGGGTTTGCTTCGTATGGAGCGCGCCATCAAAGAGCGCATGAGTTTGCAGGAAATTGAAACCCTCATGCCCCACGATCTCATCAATCCCAAACCGGTTTCTGCGGTGGTGAAAGAGTTTTTTGGTTCTTCCCAGCTTTCCCAGTTTATGGATCAAACCAATCCCCTGTCGGAAGTGACCCACAAGCGTCGTCTTTCTGCTCTGGGGCCAGGCGGGCTAACACGCGAACGAGCAGGCTTTGAAGTCCGCGACGTTCATGCCACCCACTATGGACGTATCTGTCCCATTGAAACCCCTGAAGGTCCAAATATTGGTTTGATCGCCTCTTTGTCTACTTACGCAAGGGTCAATCCTTATGGATTTATTGAAACGCCTTATCGCAAGGTAAAAGAGGGACGTGTCAGTGAAGAGGTCGTTTATCTTTCTGCCTTGGAAGAAGAAGGTTTCTACATTGCGCAGGCCAATGCCTTGCTGGATGCCAAAGGAGTTTTCCAGAGTGATCTGGTCTCTTGCCGAAAAAATGGCGAATTTGTGAATGCACAACCTCGTGATGTTAATTTCATGGATGTTTCTCCCAATCAGCTGGTTTCTATTGCGGCTTCTCTGGTTCCTTTTCTGGAGCACGACGATGCGAACCGAGCCTTGATGGGTGCCAACATGCAGCGTCAGGCCGTTCCACTGCTTCGTACCTTTTCTCCTCTTGTCGGAACTGGCATTGAAGGAAAAGTGGCTCAAGATTCTGGAGTGACTGTGATCGCAAAACGGGATGGGGTCATTCAAACCGTTGAGGCTTCTCGTATAGTCGTAAAAGCAGATCGCACTTCTTCCAAAGAAGTGGGCTCCGAAGTGGATATTTATAATCTTATCAAGTTCAAAAGATCCAACCAGAATACCTGCATCAACCAGAAGCCTATTTTAAAAGTGGGAGATAAAGTAAAGGCGCGTCAGGTGATCGCAGACGGATTTGCCACCGAAGAGGGCGAGCTCGCTTTGGGTCAAAACGTTGTCGTCGCCTTTATGCCTTGGGGGGGCTACAACTTTGAAGATTCTATTTTGATTTCTGAAAAATTATTGGCGGACGACATCTTCACCTCCATTCATATTGAAGAATTTGAATGTGTGGCGCGTGACACCAAGTTGGGCAAAGAAGAAATTACTCGCGATATTCCCAATGTGGGCGAAGAAGCCCTGAAAGATCTGGATGAGTCGGGCATTATTCGGATTGGTGCCGAGGTAAAACCGGGCGATATTTTGGTGGGTAAGATTACTCCCAAAGGTGAAACTCAGCTTTCCCCCGAAGAAAAACTGCTTCGTGCCATTTTCGGTGAAAAAGCAGGAGATGTAAAAGATACCTCGTTGCGTGTTCCTCCGGGCGTGGCAGGCACCGTCATCGATGCCCAGGTCTTTTCTCGGGAAGGGGCCGAACTGGATGAGCGTGCCAAAGATATTCAAGACAAAGACACTACCAAATTGCATAAAGACCTTCAGGATGAAATTCAAATTATCCAGGAATCGGCCATCAAGAAGTTGAAGCCCTTGTTGGTAGGGAAAGTGGCCACCAGTAAAGTGGTGGATGAAAAACTGGAAAAGGTTTACTTGGCGAAGGGTAAAAATATTACGGAGGCCGTTCTCCTGAGTATTCCCATGGACAAATGGTCTGAGATCACGGTCTCAGGCGGAGAAGATCTGGAAAATGAGATCCAGGAAATAATCGATGCCACCGAAGAGCAAATTGATTTTGTGAAAATGGTTTATGATCAAAAAATCAATAAGCTCAAAAAAGGCGATGACCTTCCTCCCGGTGTCATCAAGATGATCAAGGTGTATGTCGCCATCAAACGTAAGATTTCTGTGGGTGATAAAATGGCCGGTCGACATGGGAACAAAGGAGTTATCTCCCGAATTGTTCCGCTCGAAGACATGCCTTACACCGAAGATGGAATTCCTGTCGACTTGGTACTCAATCCTTTGGGAGTTCCTTCGCGAATGAATATTGGGCAGGTTTTAGAGGTGCATCTGGGTTGGGCGGCGCTCAATTTGGGGCATAAGATCCAACGAATGATTGATCAGAAATACGACAGGGAGAGTATGAAGTCTTTTCTGAAAAAAATCTACTCTTCCAAAGAGGTAGATGTCTATCTAGATTCTCTTTCGGATGCTGAGCTGAGAGTGCTTGCGGGAAAACTGGGAAAAGGTGGTGTGCACACGGCATCTCCTGTCTTTGACGGTGCCAAAGAAGAAGAGCTCAAAAATATGCTGCATCTGGCCGACATGCCTACTTCGGGTCAGATGGTCCTTTTTGATGGCCGTACGGGAGAGGCCTTCGAGCAAACCGTTACCGTGGGGGTGATGTACATTTTAAAACTCCATCATTTGGTGGATGATAAAATCCATGCTCGAAGCATTGGCCCTTATTCGTTGGTGACTCAGCAGCCTCTAGGCGGTAAGGCTCAATTCGGGGGTCAGCGTCTGGGAGAAATGGAAGTCTGGGCCCTCGAGGCTTATGGGGCTGCCTATTCCTTGCAAGAGTTCCTTACAGTGAAATCCGATGACGTCATTGGTCGTACGCGCATGTACGAATCTATTGTCAAGGGCGTGCATACGTTGGATCCAGGATTACCGGAATCGTTCAATGTTCTGATCAAAGAACTTCAAAGTTTAGCTCTTAATGCTGAACTTTTAGAGAATAATTAA
- the rplK gene encoding 50S ribosomal protein L11: MAKKVVTQIKLQCPAGQANPAPPVGPALGQHGVNIMEFCKQFNAATQKQAGLIIPCVVTVYADRSISIVYKTPPASILLVKAAKAAKGSGVPNKDKVGKVTRTQVEEIAKIKFPDMNAKDIEGAIRSVMGTARSMGIDVIQ; this comes from the coding sequence ATGGCTAAGAAAGTTGTCACCCAAATCAAGCTTCAATGTCCTGCCGGACAAGCCAATCCAGCCCCTCCAGTGGGTCCTGCCCTGGGTCAGCACGGCGTCAATATTATGGAGTTTTGCAAACAGTTCAATGCGGCCACCCAAAAGCAAGCCGGTTTGATTATTCCCTGTGTTGTGACTGTTTATGCGGATCGCTCTATTTCCATTGTCTATAAAACTCCCCCTGCCTCCATTTTGTTGGTGAAGGCTGCAAAGGCTGCCAAAGGGTCGGGTGTTCCCAACAAAGATAAAGTGGGTAAGGTGACCCGTACGCAAGTGGAGGAGATCGCAAAAATTAAATTTCCCGATATGAATGCCAAAGACATAGAGGGTGCGATTCGCTCCGTGATGGGAACCGCTCGAAGTATGGGCATTGATGTTATCCAATAG
- the mutT gene encoding 8-oxo-dGTP diphosphatase MutT produces MPSPPKRLIEVAAAIIKKEGRYLITKRLKKSHLGHFWEFPGGKVERQETPEQCVIRECLEEIDVEVKPTQLFEELTHSYPEVSLKLYFFLCDLVSGTPKTIECADLKWVYPEELKDYPFPEADLEIIQRLESS; encoded by the coding sequence ATGCCCTCGCCTCCTAAACGTCTCATTGAAGTTGCTGCTGCCATCATTAAAAAAGAGGGCCGGTATCTCATTACAAAACGTTTAAAAAAATCCCATCTGGGGCATTTCTGGGAGTTTCCTGGAGGAAAAGTAGAAAGACAGGAAACTCCCGAGCAATGTGTGATTCGAGAGTGCTTGGAAGAAATCGATGTAGAAGTAAAACCCACTCAACTTTTTGAAGAGCTCACTCATTCCTATCCTGAAGTCTCTCTCAAATTATATTTTTTCCTTTGTGACCTGGTCAGCGGTACGCCAAAGACAATCGAATGTGCCGATTTAAAATGGGTTTACCCGGAAGAATTAAAAGATTATCCCTTTCCCGAAGCCGACCTTGAAATCATTCAAAGGTTGGAGTCTTCATGA
- the rpmG gene encoding 50S ribosomal protein L33: protein MRIIIQMECIECKNRNYSTTKNKTRTPDRLNFKKYCKFCRKHTDHKETK, encoded by the coding sequence ATGAGAATTATTATTCAGATGGAATGTATCGAGTGTAAAAATCGAAATTACTCGACTACCAAGAACAAGACCAGAACGCCTGACAGGCTCAATTTTAAAAAGTATTGCAAGTTTTGTCGAAAGCATACGGATCATAAAGAGACCAAATAG
- the rplJ gene encoding 50S ribosomal protein L10 — protein sequence MKRQEKENEVGSLVERFKSAEFAVLADYRGMNAAQMTHLRRAVREGKGQMKVVKNTLARLAVQDTELKLLQDHFVGTIAAITAHTDPVSPAKALVKFAKEVEQFKLKIGFLSGKLLNVAEIENLSKLPSKEQLLASMLGSMQAPATNLVGVLAAIPRKLVCALAAIRDKKES from the coding sequence GTGAAAAGACAAGAAAAAGAAAATGAAGTTGGCTCTTTGGTGGAAAGATTCAAGTCCGCAGAATTTGCAGTGCTTGCAGATTATCGCGGAATGAACGCTGCCCAAATGACCCATTTGAGACGGGCAGTCCGCGAAGGCAAGGGGCAGATGAAGGTGGTCAAAAATACCTTGGCGCGTCTTGCGGTTCAAGACACCGAGTTGAAGTTGTTGCAAGATCACTTTGTGGGAACTATTGCAGCCATTACAGCTCACACAGACCCTGTTTCTCCTGCAAAAGCCCTGGTCAAATTTGCCAAAGAGGTTGAACAGTTCAAACTCAAAATTGGTTTTCTTTCGGGTAAATTGCTGAATGTAGCCGAAATTGAAAACTTGTCCAAATTGCCCAGTAAAGAACAATTACTGGCCTCGATGTTGGGGTCCATGCAAGCTCCAGCTACCAATTTGGTGGGGGTGCTTGCAGCAATTCCACGTAAGCTTGTGTGTGCTTTGGCTGCTATTCGAGATAAAAAAGAATCGTAA